TTAATCTAGAAGCTAACCTAACACCAAAAATGAGCTTAAGATATACATTTATCAGTCTCCTATCCAACTATTAAGACAAGGGAGAAaggacaagaaaagaaaaagaaaaatgtcaaatacttgaaaattgaaaactatttacaaatggctaaacattaaaaaatacagTAACAGAAGGGATACACAGCCTGACAAATAACAGTGCTCATACAATCCAGTAAGTCAATTTTAAGCATTCGGGAGTTTGACCTCCGTCCAAAAGGGTCTTCTATCTAAACGTCCTTTTAACAACGTAAGACTAgctatcatttataatttttctcattaaaaagtttaaatgggttcttgatattttaaaattaaaaaatatgaagcaAATGTTACAAATCAAAGTacgaaaaaaattagaaatttaaatatatttgttactAAAACCACACTTCTAATTCATAATCTTggttagttaaaaatataattgtgcATACGAATCAGAGATCAACGTTAATAAATGACGTTAAGCCAATAAATAAGAGTATAAACCTCTACAACATCAATGAAGTCCTGTTTTGAGAGAAAAGCACCAATCCATTTGGTATGATCAGCAGTCCTACATGTAGTAACAAATGTGTCAAAAGACTTTGTCAAAATTAATTGATACAAGTCATCATACAAGATAAAACTACTCAATTATGAAGAATGGCTGAATCTCCTTTTTGTATAACTGAATTTACAAGAGCACGATACTTTACCACTAACACTTTTCCAAGTTCCAACCTTTACagaaaaaagtttcaaaataaaaaagcgGTATATTTACACCAACTAATCCGTGTCTTCCAAAACTTCACTATCCACCTTCAGATTCAATAGCAAGAACTTTCAAAACAacactaataataaaatgaaaatcccGTCACTTTTTGAAACTGAAAAATTTTTCTGTTTCAAGAAATACTTTTCAATGGGAATGTTATTCATAAGTAAATCATCTATCACTAATTAAATGAACCAACCATCGATAAAACAAACGGGGAGTGAGCACTgaagctaaaaataaaaacagccGGGACCATACCCATAATCCATTTTCATGTGATGGGCATTGAAAAAGAACACCGTAGATGGTATCAAAGTGATGTCAAAATATTTGATATAGACCTGAATGTCCTCCGAGTCAACATCAACCAACGCCACAGTTGCAAACTTAGACACGTCCCTAGCGGCCTTAGAAAGCTGTATCAACGAGAAACTACGATttggaaaagaatgaaatttaaaaaaaaaaaacaaaaggttttgaaaaagaaacaacaaaattaaaatctactGAAAAGATACAGGAAGACAAACATACAATGTGATCTTGCTGGAGACAGGTAAGGTCAGAGGCACGACCAAAACGGAGGACCACAACCTTATCAAAGGTGTCTCTGATGATGGTATCCACCTCTATCTTCTTCGACAAGGTTGTTAAGAGCTCACTCATTTTccttcaataaatttatttagcATTCAATCAAGTTCAAATACACTATACTTTATGTAAGTTTATCCGGACCAATATTATCAGGATCTAAAGCACAAAGAACCGGTTGAGTAAGATCACGTGAAGTGGAGCAAACTCGCTCAATCTTGTGTAAAATCGCGAGTTTAGATTCTTTTGAGAAAGGTtggaaaacagaaaaataagaaaacaaaaagcaaaaaaagaCAGGATTTGTTGGTTTCTAGGTCACGATTCATATAGAACGCACCTGGGTAACAATTCCCCCTTTCACTGGTTCTCTCTTGCAAGTTACTTCCTCCTCGGCTGTTGATGTTGCGTTTCTCAAGCCGTTTTGCGATCCTATGCTTTTGCATCTGATTCTACACTCTCGGGTAGAGAAATAAATACAAGCCAAAGGGTTCCATCagcaaaatcaaaatcaaaattcaaatacaaaTCAATGAAGTTGAAATCTCATCAGAATAGGAAGATAAATTGAAGCAACAAATAAATCTGATTAGAAAAGAAATGATCGTAGATGAGTCAGAGAGAGAAACCGGGTCCGAACCGCGAGAGAGCGCGCAAATGAATGAAGGACGTATTGGAATTATGTAATTTCAGTTAATTCAAAGACATTGTTAgaattctaaatttattttaaatatttaccagACAATAACTCTCTACATgcgaattttttttaaataactttgaaAACTAAAGCTGCACCTTTGCTAAGATAAAATAACCAGTTACTGCCTGAGAATTACTTTAAAGTAGTATTTTAGAACttccaatttaaaaattaaaacttatttcaataaatttttaacattagcTTATATAGTTAGCTTTCTTTTATTGTCGttgtttgtattttaatatatttttttaatacccttgacttttaatactttttcattaataaaaaaattatcaatactaaaaatacttaatttttagtacaaaaaatgttaaacaacaataatttatatagGCAGCAAAATTTGCATAAGCAATTTCATGTCATGTACTCCACTGATAATAAGTTTTGTCAAATAACATTTAACTCGAAGAAACTTTTGTAAACAACTTCATTGGTGCCGTTCACAGCATTGATACATGCTTACAACCTAATTGATTTTGAGATACATGAACAATTTTGAGGAATAACCAAAACACAATAATCTAAGGACTTTGTACTTGTTCCCTAGTATAAATTATGGCTTAGCATGCAAGCAATTCAAGTGTATGGGTTtccttcaatttttaattttacgcAGAAATAAGCAGCCtaagaaatatttgtttatcaaTGCATCATACTTTTAAGGAGGTTATAGCTCTAGATAAAACTGATTCAAACTTTGATGAGACTTCCACAAAATCCTATACTTaacaaaaaaactcaaattGAGAGATTAGTCATTGTCTTCAACAGAAAGTTTGTTGTAATTTTCTAATTCTGAAGGCTactgaaataaaatatgttgtCCTTAATTTATAGAAGAATTGCATGATAAATCAGTATAAagtttattaatatgttttaggGAGGAAATACTTCCATTCATTGCTTGAGTTTTCATGTAAATTATTcgaatttcaaaagaaaaaaataaataaaaggctTTATGAAAGcattaattaaaacaatgtaaataacCAAGGCTACTGATGTAGAGTACAAACCTATCTTCTACCCTCTTCTTTCAGTATTTTTGTCGCTTATTTCCTAAACTACTTTAATTTCCCTTCTTTCTTTCCCAAACCTTTCATTTGGTTCATCTTTTTTCGTAAATTGTCGTTCTACTTACACATGACCAACACCTTGCTAGGATAAGCTCTCAAGAAATTTGAGAACATCTTAGTATGTAGGTTAAACTTGTGAAAATCTCAGCTCGAATCATTGTTATCAATATCGAGTATCAAAAAATATCATAGATCCAAAAATCCTTTATAAAGTTATAATGAAAACCATACCAGATCATAGCAAAAACATTggtcaaaagaaatataattagaattataGTACATAAACACAATAACCTTTTTCTATAAGTCAATTTTGTAGAATtggattgaatttaaaatttatttttttaaattgatatcaaaatcatttaaatcCTGTCCTATTAAGGTGTTTGAACCTTGTTTCATCTGCTACCAGATTCCCCTAGTTCTGCACTCATGTTCATATAAATTGTTGTTTATCTCCTCCAATAAAGAATTGCGTGAATCTCTTGAAAatatcatgcatttttctttttcttaaaacaaagtTTCGTATACTTTTGTGATTAGATGCACTTGATCCTAACCGAACCAATCTTTTCCTGACTGTGTTAGCTtggtttgaattttgaattgtcttttttAGACCGAACCAATCTAACCCTACAATACTTGattagttcaaattttattttctcccaAACCTTATCCAATAAGACATGAGAGTCGTAGATAATACAGCAAGGGGATTAGTAGCATATCAAAAAGGGTGTAAACAGTTCCATAAGGGTGCAAATAACAAAGTTCACAAAAACAAATCAGTTTCCCCTTTCTGCAGAACATGAAAATCTGCAACCTCTTCCCCCTAAACCCTACCTCTTCGTGTTTTCTCCCTAACTCGTTATCTCCACCTACTATCCTCTTCCTGCCCACTCAAACCCATACCCACAACCTCCACTAAACCTCTTTCCGTCTTCtaacatttaatttcaaattccaTTATGTCTCACAAAACCGGAAAGAAGAACATCCTtctcattttaaaattctattacgtattaaaattagaaaagcaTAATAGAATAATACAGATATCTGAATTTCGGTAGAACTAAAAATGATACAATTGCTAGAAGAACAACATAATTAACAGAGGCAGAACACAGATGACTAAAATCAAAAGGTGCaccataaaataaatgtaagaaCAGGGAACAGAGGTGAAAAATGAATGAGACGAAACAGGGGAACAAAGTCAAGCcaagaaaaaacaatgaaactTACTCATTGATGAAGAACAGGGGAAGAACAAACCCAAGAGATGAAACTGGAATCGGATGAAATATTACATTTTCTTCTCATGTTGAGAACTGGGCCAAGTCGAGATAACAGGTGgccttttcttccttcttcctgcaccccttTTTTTCTTCGTGTACATCCAAAAAGTTGTAACCCATATTGCCcctattaaaattataataaaaatttctacaCCTCTACTGCAcctttcaaatttgaaaatatatttttgtaacaattacttaaaaatataaaaaacaattcagAATTACTGTTCCGAAAATAATAGTTGCATACGGCGTCCTTGTGTAAGATTCTGCAGCGAggaagaatattttattttagtcttcTTGCTAACTCGGTAAATACTCATGGATGAAACTATTATTCAcgtgagtgaatttgagaagagTAATTGAAAAGATATGAGAagatttaatgataaatttttttgttgtttatttaaatagatttagaAGTAAGGGAGaataaatttggaaataaatttttttaatctgtcacataaattaaattttatactaaatttcacaaatttttatttcaaaatctacTTTCActtactttcaaatttattcaaataaacagtaacaaaaaaattacttcaaatCTTTTCAATTACTCtcttccaaatctattcaaacgaacaaaattaaaaaaagggtaAATTGAAAAGTTGAGGCAATTGCAAAGTGGTACAACATTTCATGATTGTAGGAAGACTCTTAAAACGTTACGACAATTGAAGGTACTTAATCAAACTctcaatactttttattttcaccgAAACTATCGATAATTtcaagtttattaaaataatgatgaaaaattttatatttattagaaataaagctaaatataaataaataaaaatatttaattttttaaaactattttaagtttaaagtctatttcaaaatattattctaccaaaatttattatttattgaataattgaCGACACTTGTAACACCCTCTCCTCAATAATTATTCTGCTAAAATTATATGTAGACATGTCTTGTCTTTAGGATTATTATACAACCTGCATCACTCCTGCATAATGCATTTATGTGTTTggaatttttgtattatatttttcctATATCACATGTAGAGTTTTAGAAGATTTTTTGTAGGATATTTATTTCACAAGttgttacttttaaaatatatctacgGAAGTTTTATGAAAGATCAATAAAGTAAGTCGGATATTTTATCATGATTGAAAGTTATAAACTAAGAGTATATCCACCTTTAACTTCAACTTTTGTTGGGgcataaacatgtttttttcaCTGGTTACCCTAAGGAGATCTAGtccttttattcttttaggACAAAACTTTCATAATCACAACTATCCAAAATATCCTTTCttatgtaattttcttttattatcaatatatgacatcaaatattatttgtcgttataatataatatcatgatattataccaaaaattaacattgttttaatttcaatattttttatttgacttttttttttacattcaacATATGAtctattatgttaaatttaaaaataataaattggtttAGATTGATTAATTAAGTGACAAACTTGTGATAAGTCAGATAGATGGTCTGTTTtaacaacaatataaaattaaataaagtaagtAAGATATGTTATCATATCTACTGAAGCTTGATTTCCTCTTTCATACACGTCATTGTATATTGTATACTGTGGTTTCgaaataatcttaatttttttcttaagaaactaataaaatcataattaagatATTCTCCACCTCTAtcaaatttttagaatattgatattttttctcctttcttaacctccttaaaaaaaaatcttttgaacatttcaaaacatttttatttgaattttatttttagatggAGAAACCACGTCTAGATATATCATGATTGAAAGTTATAAACTAAGAGTATACCCACCTTTAACTTCAACTTTTGTTGGGCCATAAAATGTttccactagtgcaaaaacgttgtttaacgtcggttaatttggacttttaacgtcactttcaaaaccgacgtctatacgggtgacgtctacGAGACATCGAAATTCGTCAGAACCGACGttcatataaacgtcggttaacgatatccaccgacatctatataaacgtctgcttatactcacaccgacgtctaattactttatatacacgtccacctatgattaaaccgacgtcaacatgaatatataaagaggtttaaaatgacactaaccgacgtctgtgttgttatagacgtcgggcatggctttaaccgacgtctaacaacgactttgtgttttagtgcagttttgatccaggctttcggtagcattgtgtaacactcccctctcgctagtttccccacaaaaaaagcttgcatcttttgaatcttctagtgctttcaacccaaaaccgaacctgggttcatggctacttccaattattcaaccgcaacagaaaaaaattacggtgtcgagaagtagacaaggacccaagttccattttgggtcggaagaactaNNNNNNNNNNNNNNNNNNNNNNNNNNNNNNNNNNNNNNNNNNNNNNNNNNNNNNNNNNNNNNNNNNNNNNNNNNNNNNNNNNNNNNNNNNNNNNNNNNNNNNNNNNNNNNNNNNNNNNNNNNNNNNNNNNtgacgttatgagaaaatacaatgcaatgccggaagagataaaaagaagaggtgcgcaagggagtaaaagaagaggagaagcagagaaaaaggagaaaagatgaAGACACGATCAGAAACTGAGTGGTTAGAagggtctgcggtttatttaaaatgaaattgggtgtCGGTTGCGCCAGAAAGCGACgtccatagacgtcggtgtttcaaGGAatccgacgtctaggaagctaaaaagattgacgttttggtttcctgtcagggtagttgacgtcggtgcccctcacatccgacgtctataaccctcaaatttggtgaaaatacaggaaccttgacgtcggtgcccctcagaacCGACCtatacattgaagaattttgtcTTCGCGCCTTcgagacaggccttagacgtcggcgtttgactacgtgacgtctaattgtCTGGGGAATCAGGTGAACGTCATTAATTGTAGCCTAGTCGACGTCGCTTTTTCACgtgatccgacgtctattcgacgtctaaagctgaatcGGTTGatgtttgatttcctgtcagtgatgTGGACGTCGATGCCCTTTCTAGtcgacgtctaagctcctgggaatttgatgggcaacattaattgcagcctagtaaACGTCGGTCTCCTGAAAATCTGACGTCAATAGattgtcttatcacataccccaggcaattggacgtcaagttgcggcaggtgcgacgtctatgatgtcatagacgtcgtcTGACAtcaaaactgacgtctagttttccaatttattcacgataatgccaccgtacAGTAGTAAACATCGAATTTTCACGAAACCGAAGTCTAAGGGGTGACGCTAAAtagcatttttgcactagtgttctTTCACTGGTTACACTAAGGAGATCTAgtccttttattctttttggacAAAACTTTCATAACCACAACTATCCAAAATATCCTTCCTTacgtaattttcttttattatcatgACATCAGATATTATTTTGTcgttataatataatatcatgaTATTATATCAAATTAACGTTgtcttaatttctttattttttatttaactaattatttttaaaaagacaaCATAGTCTGTTAAATTAAAACTTGTAAGTAAAAGATTATTGACACGCgacaatataaattttgatatgtgatatttttaaaatatgtattaatgaaatttgatgagaaaaatattttataaaagtaaatactcaattaaataaaaaaggatataaggacaaaaaaataaaaaagttaaatataatagtAAAGTTACTGATTAAACCtaatatttaacttattatctggctgtgataaattaaaaaaaaaaatacacatgtAAGAAAACGAGGATGAACTGATACCTCGAACGGCACACATGAAAAAACTAACATCGAATATAAAGaagaattttaatatgttaataattttttttgaccACAGGATGggttaatattttattggtttatttaaatttatttttagaataatatttaaaatagatcgATCTCAAACcacgttataaaaaaattgtaaaaaaaaaatattaaaaaaactttttcctatgAATAATTACACAGAATACATTGTACCCGAGGGAGGTCCCAGACCAACCATTCATGACTTTCTGAGAATACGTTGAATCTTATGTTTGTCTCTTTCTCCTCTGGGTTCTGGCTTTCTTcgattcttttacttttctacACTTAATAATAGAATAGAATGTGAATTTTATagtatcttaaatattttaattaataatattacattattttaatatactgAGTATGTTTTAAGATTGTTCAAATAACATTTTCACTTCATTAAATAGCcgaaattcaaagaaaataataatttaataattatttttatatataagtaattaatgaatattctaagacaatattaatatttaaactaataaataatatttttacaataatgaaataaatatttatcaaatgaTTGTGAATATAAGATGGGAGTATCGGTagcttttttctttaaattttggaaCTTCATCACTGATTATGCTGTAATTATTAAATCCTATCATTTTTCCAACTTCTAATGACAAATTCGTCTCAATTATTTTAGAAACAGTGATGAGTATCCATGTATCTCCCTGTCATGTTATTTCTATTTCCTTATTGTcatcatatttgtttttattttaaattcataaaatattttaaatttattacttaatattaaagtttataataatttttatttaatttttaggtttttaatttctttatcaattaagtatttgataatatcatattttttattataattattattgttttatgacaaaataattaacatttatagtAACAAAGATGCTAATAcaattatatctattattcgATAGATAAAGATGAAACAAAagcattatatttattaattttggaaaTGTAAGAAAAGTGAacattgttatatttaattataaaatatttaaactataaatatatttttaatatttcaccAACAACGATTATATAATCAAATGacaaaaaagttaaacatagaaaataatataaatacttGGAAACGTATGTACTCTCATGTAAGAAAACGTGGATTAtcctttttatatatacaattcaataaacattattttttcaaataataaaatatatttatgaagtgattatataaataatatccaTTGTCAATATACCTTTATGGACAGAGTAAGGATAGTTTGTGATCATGCTGGCTGGTAGCGAACACGAGGGTATGATGGACAAACATTTTTGGAATTCATTACTGATGATGCTGTATTTACTAAAGCCTACCACGTTCCCCAACTTGCAactaaattgtataaaattcatattcattgattaattgaatttttaacatACTTATTTTCAGAGAAGAATGTATTGaagataaaaattgttttttgcTAGACTGGTCTTTATTTCACTTATtatatagtaattatttttaaaataattgaaaagcaATACATAATTATTTCGTAAATCAATGAATGGTATATTCACtcaaattaaatgtaatatatatatatatatatatatatatatatatatatatatatatatatatatatatatatatatataagtaagtCAGAAAACTACTTTCATAGCCATCCAGtcagaaaataatatttctcCACGTacgtaaaaaaaatacttaaatagtATCAAGCACACAATTATTGATAAATACTATATCGATTTAAGTTTTTAAGTAAATGAGTTTTGTTACACATGAATTTTActtataatatgttataaattaagttatatagattttttttaaggtaacacaaaaacatttttttattgattttttatatgtaaaattcaTACGTTATTTTGACGAGTTagagttagttttttttttttttaaaaaataattattcacaaGTAAAATACGAAATTTGTAGGTAAGTGAAAAAATTTTACCTATTAATTTTACATACagatttagaaataattaattattaaaaattaaaacataaaatacatttaCTCTCTTGTGTTCATCATTATACTCGTGCGCTTCCCTCTGCGAAAGTTTCATAAGAATATGTCTGTGTGTAATTATACACCGAATCAATGTCATTACTAAAGAATTAATTatgacaaaacaaaaaattttcaTAGGTAATATGTAGGTAAAACTTCCTTGTCTACgaattttttttgaataatctataaatttttgttgtaggtaatatttttttcttgtaatgataATTATTCATATACAACCCCTAATTCCCTAATtgtaaaatatctataaatagaagttcAAAACTTAAGAGGTTGATTAAAAATAGTGCAAAATCCTCATCTATATAGGATTTACCTTGTCATACCCCTCGATAAGGAATGTAGCCCTGTCATGATATAAGTATAATCCTTTAGAATTAAGGATGAGTACAACAAATGCATGATCTCATATTCTACTCAATATGCTAGGTCACATGAAAGTCATGGCAGATGTATGATGGTCTATGAGAGAGCCATGATGATTTTTGTAATTGTGTTATTCTTTAAATTTGGACTattgatattttcattatttggttaattaaaaaacttttgtataattttaaattaatctaacTTATCCTCGCATATTTTCCTGtggtgttgttattattttgttatgatCGTGTAATTCACGTGATCAAACGATAATGCAAGAGTTGAAGATAAGCAACACCAAGACTGTCACAAGATGTCTAGTAGTTACACTTGTAAACTTAGATATACACGGATaagattttatcatttttatcaaattatattgATAAGGACTTCTTTCAACTCTCATTGAAATGGTTGTGTTCCTAGTCAACCTGTCTAACTATTTCCCTCatttttttcaagttaaaatCATGAGTTCAATCTAACATCAAAACCTAGAAAGATCAATTTAGATCACACAACTAATCAAAATACTATTAGTACAAACAACTTAGATTACTTACTTCCAATCAATTCATGtaacaattatttatagataTGAATCAATTcctttttttacaacaatttaTATCATTCTACTATATCACATTTTGATCACAGtttattaattttctgaaaaataaaatttaaatttaatttctcttaCCTTGATTAATGCTCTTGGAATTCTCAAAGTATTTATTCAACAATTCACTctcacaaataattttatttacacataaaatcatcaatcaacaattTATCACTAAGATCACAAATATACATGGAATCATCATGAGTATAATAGAGTCACATGTAAAGAGGAAGACAAATTTAACTATGAAAAAAAGAGCAAAGAAGAAGTTATTCTATTCACGAATTTGATTAGATAGAGTTGCAAGATAATCTgttgttgtgaaagaaaaaaaagtctctaatcaaataatatatgaataatggATCCAAAATCCGaatgaaaaattatagatttaaaaaaaacatggtaAGACTTTATAAAATGaacttgataaaaatatttataattaatttttttattaataaaataattgaatatcattttattaaactgtaagatagtaaaaaaaaaatgagaggaTTAGAAGTAATTAACGTGATTGTATAAACTGGgatttaaaggttaaatattaCAATGTTATCACCGCCGTACGTATTTGtgtaacattttaaaaagttatgGATTTAGTTAAGCTGTAATTGAATTGACAAGTTTACTATGAAGAAGTATTAACTTAATTGAAAGTTTATTTACACTGAAGTTGTTTATGCTATTAATTGAAATTCTACagtgtatttattttaattataacagTGTTATTTTAGAAGTATAGGTTCAGAGAAAGGATATAGGTTCAGAGAAAAAGTTTAACTAACACATGCACATGCAAGTTTAGGATGGGCGTGCATGCAAGACTACCAAGAAGTTTCTAGGGTCAGAAACACTTACCAGTTCAGAATGAGATTATGATCGGTGTAATTT
This genomic interval from Vigna radiata var. radiata cultivar VC1973A chromosome 8, Vradiata_ver6, whole genome shotgun sequence contains the following:
- the LOC106769755 gene encoding thioredoxin-like protein 4B, producing the protein MSELLTTLSKKIEVDTIIRDTFDKVVVLRFGRASDLTCLQQDHILSKAARDVSKFATVALVDVDSEDIQVYIKYFDITLIPSTVFFFNAHHMKMDYGTADHTKWIGAFLSKQDFIDVVEAIFRGAMKGKLIVNSPLPPERIPKFQILYKDV